In Citrobacter sp. RHB25-C09, the following proteins share a genomic window:
- the tdcD gene encoding propionate kinase gives MNEFPVVLVINCGSSSIKFSVLDANNCDALMSGIADGINTENAFLAINGGEPAPLAHHSYEGALKAIAFELEKRNLNDSVALIGHRIAHGGNIFTESAIITDEVIDNIRQVSPLAPLHNYANLSGIESAQQLFPGVTQVAVFDTSFHQTMAPEAYLYGLPWNYYAELGVRRYGFHGTSHRYVSQRAHELLALSEHDSGVVIAHLGNGASICAVRNGLSVDTSMGMTPLEGLMMGTRSGDVDFGAMAWVASETNQTLSDLERVVNKESGLLGISGLSSDLRVLEKAWHEGHERAQLAIKTFVHRIARHIAGHAASLHRLDGLIFTGGIGENSVLIRRLVCEHLAVLGVNIDSESNQLSNSHGERIISANDSRVICAVIPTNEEKMIALDAITLGRINAAVEYA, from the coding sequence ATGAATGAATTTCCGGTAGTGCTGGTGATCAACTGCGGATCGTCTTCAATTAAGTTTTCAGTGCTGGATGCGAATAACTGCGACGCCTTAATGTCAGGAATCGCCGACGGGATTAATACTGAAAACGCTTTTTTAGCAATTAATGGAGGAGAGCCAGCACCGCTGGCTCACCACAGCTACGAAGGCGCATTAAAGGCCATCGCATTTGAACTGGAAAAACGTAATTTAAATGACAGTGTGGCCTTAATTGGCCACCGCATTGCCCACGGCGGAAATATTTTTACGGAGTCCGCGATTATTACCGATGAGGTTATCGATAATATTCGTCAGGTTTCGCCGTTAGCTCCGCTGCATAATTACGCGAACCTGAGCGGTATTGAATCCGCACAGCAGCTTTTCCCTGGCGTCACGCAGGTGGCGGTATTTGATACCAGCTTCCACCAGACAATGGCACCAGAAGCTTATCTGTACGGCCTACCGTGGAATTACTACGCCGAGCTTGGCGTGCGGCGCTACGGTTTTCACGGCACGTCACATCGCTATGTTTCCCAGCGCGCCCATGAGCTGTTGGCGCTCTCAGAACATGACTCTGGCGTGGTGATCGCTCATCTCGGTAACGGAGCCTCGATCTGCGCCGTGCGCAACGGTCTGAGCGTGGATACGTCAATGGGCATGACGCCGCTGGAAGGGCTGATGATGGGCACCCGCAGCGGTGACGTCGACTTCGGCGCAATGGCGTGGGTGGCAAGTGAAACCAACCAGACACTGAGTGACCTGGAACGCGTAGTGAACAAGGAGTCCGGTCTGCTGGGGATTTCCGGTCTGTCATCCGACCTGAGAGTGCTGGAAAAGGCCTGGCATGAAGGACACGAGCGCGCGCAACTGGCCATTAAAACCTTTGTTCATCGCATCGCCCGCCACATTGCCGGACACGCCGCCTCGTTACACCGTCTGGACGGCCTTATTTTCACCGGCGGCATTGGTGAAAACTCAGTCTTAATTCGTCGTCTGGTGTGTGAGCATTTAGCGGTTCTCGGCGTGAATATCGACAGCGAAAGTAACCAATTATCGAATTCGCACGGCGAAAGAATTATTTCCGCCAACGATTCCCGAGTTATTTGCGCCGTTATTCCAACTAACGAAGAGAAAATGATTGCGCTCGATGCCATTACCTTAGGCCGCATTAATGCCGCCGTGGAATACGCCTAA
- the pflB gene encoding formate C-acetyltransferase → MKVNIDTSDMLYAEAWLGFKGTDWKEEINVRDFIQHNYTPYEGDESFLADATPATTALWEKVMAGIRIENATHAPVDFDTNIATTITAHDAGYIEQELEKIVGLQTDKPLKRALHPFGGVNMIKSSFDAYGREMDPNFEYLFTELRKTHNQGVFDAYSPDMLRCRKSGVLTGLPDGYGRGRIIGDYRRVALYGIRYLVRERELQFADLQSSLEFGQNLEATIRLREELAEHRRALLQMQEMAAKYGCDISRPARNAQEAVQWVYFAYLAAVKSQNGGAMSLGRTASFLDIYIERDFRAGILTEQQAQELIDHFIMKIRMVRFLRTPEFDTLFSGDPIWATEVIGGMGLDGRTLVTKNSFRYLHTLHTMGPAPEPNLTVLWSEALPIAFKKYAAQVSIVTSSLQYENDDLMRTDFNSDDYAIACCVSPMVIGKQMQFFGARANLAKTLLYAINGGVDEKLKIQVGPKTAPLLDDVLDYNTVMDSLDHFMDWLAVQYISALNIIHYMHDKYSYEASLMALHDRDVYRTMACGIAGLSVAADSLSAIKYAQVKPVRDHNGLAVDFVIEGDYPQYGNNDERVDSIACDLVERFMKKIKVLPTYRNAVPTQSILTITSNVVYGQKTGNTPDGRRAGTPFAPGANPMHGRDRKGAVASLTSVAKLPFTYAKDGISYTFSIVPAALGKEDPVRKTNLVGLLDGYFHHEAHVEGGQHLNVNVMNREMLLDAIEHPENYPNLTIRVSGYAVRFNALTREQQQDVISRTFTHAM, encoded by the coding sequence ATGAAGGTAAATATCGATACCAGCGATATGCTGTATGCCGAAGCATGGCTTGGCTTTAAAGGTACGGACTGGAAAGAAGAAATTAACGTCCGTGATTTTATTCAGCACAACTACACGCCTTATGAAGGCGATGAATCCTTTCTCGCCGACGCGACGCCGGCTACCACGGCATTGTGGGAAAAGGTGATGGCGGGCATTCGTATCGAGAACGCGACCCATGCGCCGGTCGATTTCGATACCAATATTGCCACCACCATTACCGCTCACGATGCGGGTTATATTGAGCAAGAATTAGAAAAGATTGTCGGTTTGCAAACGGATAAGCCGCTCAAGCGCGCGTTACATCCTTTTGGCGGCGTAAACATGATCAAAAGCTCGTTTGACGCTTACGGTCGTGAAATGGATCCGAACTTTGAATATCTGTTCACCGAGCTGCGTAAAACGCACAACCAGGGTGTGTTCGACGCCTACTCGCCGGATATGCTGCGCTGTCGTAAATCAGGTGTACTGACCGGTCTGCCGGACGGCTATGGTCGCGGGCGCATCATCGGCGACTACCGCCGCGTGGCGCTGTACGGCATTCGCTATCTGGTGCGCGAGCGTGAACTGCAGTTTGCCGATCTCCAGTCGAGTCTAGAATTTGGCCAGAATCTGGAAGCCACTATCCGCCTGCGCGAAGAGCTGGCGGAGCATCGTCGTGCGCTGCTGCAAATGCAGGAGATGGCGGCGAAGTATGGCTGTGATATCTCCCGTCCGGCGCGTAACGCACAGGAAGCCGTACAGTGGGTCTACTTTGCCTATCTGGCGGCGGTGAAATCGCAGAACGGCGGTGCGATGTCGCTGGGGCGCACCGCGTCGTTCCTCGATATCTATATTGAGCGCGACTTCAGGGCCGGGATCCTGACGGAACAGCAGGCGCAGGAATTGATCGACCACTTCATCATGAAGATCCGTATGGTGCGTTTCCTGCGCACGCCGGAATTTGACACTCTGTTCTCCGGCGATCCGATCTGGGCAACTGAAGTGATTGGCGGGATGGGGCTGGACGGCCGCACGCTGGTCACGAAGAACTCGTTCCGTTACCTGCACACTCTGCACACGATGGGACCCGCACCGGAGCCGAACCTGACCGTGCTGTGGTCCGAAGCGCTGCCGATTGCCTTTAAAAAGTATGCCGCTCAGGTCTCCATCGTCACCTCGTCATTGCAATATGAAAACGACGATCTGATGCGTACTGACTTTAACAGTGACGACTATGCCATTGCCTGCTGCGTCAGTCCGATGGTCATCGGCAAGCAAATGCAGTTCTTTGGTGCCCGCGCCAACCTCGCCAAAACGTTGCTGTACGCAATTAACGGCGGCGTGGATGAGAAGTTGAAAATCCAGGTCGGGCCGAAAACCGCGCCGTTGCTGGACGACGTGCTCGATTACAACACCGTGATGGACAGTCTGGATCACTTTATGGACTGGCTGGCGGTGCAGTACATCAGCGCGCTGAACATCATCCACTACATGCACGACAAATACAGCTACGAAGCCTCGCTGATGGCGCTGCACGACCGCGACGTCTATCGCACGATGGCATGCGGTATTGCCGGACTGTCGGTGGCGGCGGATTCACTTTCTGCAATCAAATACGCGCAGGTGAAACCGGTACGCGATCACAACGGACTGGCAGTGGATTTCGTCATCGAAGGGGACTACCCGCAGTACGGCAACAACGACGAGCGTGTGGACAGTATTGCCTGCGACCTGGTTGAACGCTTTATGAAGAAAATTAAAGTGTTGCCGACCTATCGCAATGCGGTACCGACGCAGTCGATTCTGACCATCACCTCCAATGTCGTGTATGGGCAGAAAACCGGGAATACACCGGATGGACGCCGCGCGGGAACACCTTTCGCGCCGGGGGCCAACCCGATGCATGGGCGTGATCGCAAAGGTGCCGTTGCCTCACTGACTTCGGTGGCGAAGCTGCCGTTCACCTACGCCAAAGATGGGATTTCGTACACCTTCTCGATTGTGCCTGCGGCACTTGGTAAAGAAGATCCGGTGCGGAAAACCAACCTGGTTGGGCTGCTGGACGGTTACTTCCATCACGAAGCGCACGTCGAGGGGGGGCAACACCTGAACGTTAACGTCATGAACCGGGAGATGCTGCTGGATGCCATTGAACATCCGGAAAACTACCCGAACCTGACGATCCGCGTTTCGGGCTATGCGGTGCGCTTCAATGCGCTCACCCGCGAGCAGCAGCAGGATGTCATTTCGCGAACGTTCACCCACGCGATGTAA
- a CDS encoding amino acid permease yields the protein METVTNSSVILDGSAPARRAGMSESEWREAIKFDSTDTGWVIMSIGMAIGAGIVFLPVQVGLMGLWVFLLSSIIGYPAMYLFQRLFINTLAESSECKDYPSVISGYLGKNWGILLGALYFVMLVIWMFVYSTAITNDSASYLHTFGATEGLLSDSPFYGLVLICILVAISSRGEKLLFKISTGMVLTKLLVVAALGVSMIGMWHLYNVGALPPMGLLVKNAIITLPFTLTSILFIQTLSPMVISYRSREKSIEVARHKALRAMNIAFGILFVTVFFYAVSFTLAMGHDEAVKAYEQNISALAIAAQFISGAGAGWVKVVSVILNIFAVMTAFFGVYLGFREATQGIVMNILRRKMPDGKINETLVQRGIMLFAILLAWSAIVLNAPVLSFTSICSPIFGMVGCLIPAWLVYKVPALHKYKGASLYLIIVTGLLLCVSPFLAFS from the coding sequence ATGGAAACGGTAACGAACAGCAGTGTGATCCTCGACGGCTCTGCCCCGGCGCGTCGGGCAGGGATGAGCGAGAGCGAATGGCGCGAAGCGATTAAATTCGACAGCACCGACACCGGCTGGGTGATTATGAGTATCGGGATGGCGATTGGTGCGGGGATTGTGTTTCTCCCGGTGCAGGTTGGGCTGATGGGATTATGGGTTTTCCTGCTCTCCTCCATTATTGGCTACCCGGCGATGTATCTTTTCCAGCGTCTGTTTATCAACACCCTCGCGGAATCTTCGGAATGTAAGGACTATCCGAGCGTCATCAGCGGCTACCTCGGTAAAAACTGGGGGATCCTGCTAGGCGCGCTGTACTTCGTCATGCTGGTGATCTGGATGTTTGTTTACTCCACCGCCATCACCAACGACAGTGCTTCCTATCTGCATACCTTTGGCGCCACCGAAGGACTGCTTTCTGACAGCCCGTTCTATGGTCTGGTGCTGATCTGCATCCTGGTAGCCATCTCCTCGCGCGGCGAAAAGCTGCTGTTCAAAATATCCACCGGAATGGTACTGACCAAACTGCTGGTGGTGGCGGCGCTGGGTGTGTCGATGATCGGGATGTGGCATCTGTATAACGTAGGCGCGCTGCCGCCGATGGGTTTGCTGGTAAAGAACGCGATTATCACTCTGCCGTTCACCCTGACCTCAATCCTGTTTATCCAGACCTTAAGTCCGATGGTGATCTCCTATCGTTCCCGTGAGAAATCCATTGAAGTGGCGCGTCACAAAGCGCTGCGCGCGATGAACATCGCTTTCGGCATTCTGTTTGTTACCGTGTTCTTCTATGCCGTCTCCTTCACCCTGGCGATGGGGCACGACGAAGCGGTAAAAGCCTATGAGCAAAACATCTCCGCGCTTGCCATTGCCGCACAGTTCATCAGCGGCGCGGGCGCTGGCTGGGTGAAAGTGGTGAGCGTCATCCTGAATATCTTCGCCGTAATGACCGCGTTCTTTGGCGTCTATCTGGGCTTTCGTGAAGCGACTCAGGGGATTGTGATGAACATCCTGCGCCGTAAGATGCCCGACGGGAAGATTAACGAAACGCTCGTTCAACGCGGCATCATGCTGTTCGCCATTTTGCTGGCCTGGAGTGCGATCGTGCTCAACGCGCCGGTACTGAGCTTTACCTCTATCTGTAGCCCAATCTTTGGCATGGTGGGATGCCTGATCCCCGCCTGGCTGGTCTACAAAGTTCCTGCACTGCACAAATACAAAGGGGCGTCGCTGTATCTGATTATCGTCACCGGTTTGCTGCTGTGCGTATCTCCGTTCCTGGCTTTCTCCTGA
- a CDS encoding serine dehydratase subunit alpha family protein has translation MFETTENPLWQRFILAVQEEVKPALGCTEPISLALAAAVAAAELHGAVERIDAWVSPNLMKNGLGVTVPGTGMVGLPIAAALGALGGNSKAGLEVLKDASAQAVADAKALLKAGKVSVMLQQPCDEILFSRAKVYSHDGWACVTIVGGHTHIVRIETHAGVKFAQEAGARGEEQESPLAVLSKTSLEEILAFVNAVPFEDIRFILDAARLNGALSREGLRGNWGLHIGATLEKQCARGLLADDLSTAIVIRTSAASDARMGGATLPAMSNSGSGNQGITATVPVMVVAEHFGADEEKLARALMLSHLSAIYIHHQLPRLSALCAATTAAMGAAAGMAWLVDEGRYSTISMAIGSMIGDVSGMICDGASNSCAMKVSTSASAAWKAVLMALDNTAVTGNEGIVAHNVEQSIANLCALACNSMQQTDKQIIEIMARKAH, from the coding sequence ATGTTTGAGACTACAGAAAACCCATTGTGGCAGCGTTTTATCCTCGCCGTGCAAGAGGAAGTGAAACCGGCGCTGGGCTGTACGGAACCTATCTCACTGGCGCTGGCGGCGGCGGTTGCGGCAGCCGAGCTGCATGGCGCAGTAGAGCGGATTGACGCCTGGGTATCACCGAATCTGATGAAAAACGGTCTGGGCGTCACGGTGCCAGGCACCGGCATGGTTGGCCTGCCGATCGCCGCCGCGCTAGGCGCTCTTGGGGGGAACAGCAAGGCCGGGCTTGAGGTGCTCAAAGATGCCTCCGCGCAGGCAGTAGCCGACGCAAAAGCGCTGCTGAAGGCGGGGAAAGTCTCGGTGATGTTGCAACAACCCTGCGATGAGATCCTTTTTTCCCGTGCGAAGGTTTACAGCCATGACGGATGGGCCTGTGTCACCATTGTCGGCGGCCATACCCATATTGTGCGCATTGAAACCCACGCAGGCGTGAAGTTTGCGCAGGAAGCGGGGGCACGCGGTGAAGAGCAGGAATCACCGCTGGCGGTGTTGTCGAAAACGTCGCTGGAAGAGATTCTGGCATTTGTTAATGCGGTACCGTTTGAGGACATTCGCTTTATCCTTGATGCCGCCCGGCTCAACGGCGCGCTGTCGCGGGAAGGGTTGCGGGGGAACTGGGGATTGCACATTGGCGCGACGCTGGAAAAACAGTGCGCGCGCGGGTTACTGGCAGACGATCTCTCCACGGCAATTGTGATCCGCACCAGCGCGGCATCGGATGCGCGTATGGGAGGCGCGACGCTGCCCGCGATGAGCAATTCAGGCTCCGGTAATCAGGGCATCACCGCCACGGTACCGGTCATGGTAGTGGCAGAGCACTTTGGCGCTGATGAGGAGAAACTGGCGCGCGCGTTGATGCTCTCGCACCTGAGCGCGATTTATATCCACCATCAGCTACCGCGTTTGTCTGCGCTATGTGCGGCGACGACCGCAGCAATGGGCGCAGCAGCAGGGATGGCGTGGCTGGTGGATGAAGGCCGCTACAGCACAATCTCCATGGCGATCGGTAGCATGATTGGCGACGTCAGCGGGATGATCTGCGACGGCGCATCGAACAGTTGTGCGATGAAAGTCTCCACCAGTGCGTCGGCGGCGTGGAAGGCGGTGCTGATGGCGCTGGACAATACGGCGGTAACGGGAAACGAAGGAATTGTGGCGCACAACGTTGAACAGTCGATTGCCAACCTGTGCGCGCTGGCATGCAATTCAATGCAGCAAACGGACAAACAGATCATCGAGATCATGGCCCGTAAAGCGCATTAA